The following coding sequences are from one Onychomys torridus chromosome 16, mOncTor1.1, whole genome shotgun sequence window:
- the Oxr1 gene encoding oxidation resistance protein 1 isoform X8, with the protein MSRLWYGKKGRRQPVNHKYTLITTREDINSKQAAPAKADLESESFRPNLSDPSELLLPDQIEKLTKHLPPRTIGYPWTLVYGTGKHGTSLKTLYRTMTGLDTPVLMVIKDSDGQVFGALASEPFKVSDGFYGTGETFVFTFCPEFEVFKWTGDNMFFIKGDMDSLAFGGGGGEFALWLDGDLYHGRSHSCKTFGNHTLSKKEDFFIQDIEIWAFE; encoded by the exons ATTACTACAAGGGAAGACATCAATTCAAAGCAGGCTGCTCCAGCGAAAGCAGACCTGGAGTCTGAATCCTTCCGACCAAACCTAAGTGACCCCAGTGAACTCTTACTGCCTGATCAGATTGAAAAG CTTACTAAGCATCTCCCACCAAGAACCATTGGCTATCCATGGACACTTGTGTATGGCACTGGGAAGCATGGTACAAGTTTGAAGACCCTTTATAGAACAATGACAGGTTTAGACACTCCCGTGCTGATGGTGATTAAAGACAGTGATGGACAG GTCTTTGGTGCACTAGCATCTGAGCCATTTAAAGTAAGTGATGGCTTCTATGGTACTGGAGAAACCTTTGTTTTTACCTTCTGTCCAGAATTTGAG GTCTTTAAGTGGACAGGAGATAATATGTTCTTTATCAAAGGGGACATGGATTCATTAGCATTTGGTGGTGGAGG aggagaatttgCCCTTTGGCTTGATGGAGATCTCTACCATGGGAGAAGCCATTCCTGTAAAACCTTTGGAAATCACACACTTTCTAAGAAGGAGGATTTCTTTATCCAAGACATTGAAATCTGGGCTTTTGAATAA
- the Abra gene encoding actin-binding Rho-activating protein — protein sequence MAPGEQEREVGPAKSALRKVRTATLVINLARGWQQWANENSTKQAQEPAGWLPGATNDPPHTPKPGACPSAHQHALKPQSPKPDGHGNGQHSEEASAVSHIKRKEVTRTVVSKSYERGGDVNYLSHRYENDGGVSEAVQPENDIDRILFSHDSPTRRRKCTNLVSELTKGWKEMEQEEPKWKSDSMDTEDSGYGGDLEERPEQEAVHTAAARIKRPLPSQANRYTETLNCKAQRRYSQVDNLKGRWQQWADDHIQSQKLNPFSDEFDYDLAMSTRLHKGDEGYGRPKEGSKTAERAKRAEEHIYREIMELCFVIRTMARHRRDGKIQVTFGELFDRYVRISDKVVGILMRARKHGLVHFEGEMLWQGKDDHVVITLLE from the exons ATGGCTCCTGGAGAACAGGAAAGGGAGGTGGGGCCAGCGAAGAGTGCACTCCGGAAGGTACGCACAGCCACCCTGGTTATCAACTTGGCCCGTGGTTGGCAGCAGTGGGCGAATGAGAACAGCACCAAGCAGGCCCAGGAGCCTGCGGGCTGGCTGCCTGGAGCAACCAACGACCCACCCCACACTCCTAAACCAGGGGCATGCCCCAGTGCCCACCAGCATGCCCTCAAACCTCAATCTCCAAAGCCAGATGGACATGGAAATGGACAACACTCAGAAGAAGCCTCTGCGGTCTCCCACATCAAAAGGAAAGAGGTGACCAGAACAGTTGTCAGCAAGTCTTATGAGCGAGGAGGAGATGTGAACTACCTGAGCCACAGGTATGAGAATGACGGAGGTGTGTCTGAAGCTGTCCAGCCAGAGAATGACATTGACAGAATCCTCTTCAGTCATGACTCGCCAACACGGAGAAGAAAATGCACCAACTTGGTATCCGAACTGACCAAAGGCTGGAAAGAGATGGAACAGGAAGAGCCCAAGTGGAAGAGTGACAGCATGGACACAGAGGACAGTGGCTATGGaggggacttggaggagaggcCTGAACAGGAGGCCGTGCACACGGCTGCTGCCAGGATCAAACGCCCCTTGCCCTCCCA ggcaaacagatacacagagacactcaATTGTAAGGCCCAGCGGAGATACAGCCAAGTGGACAACTTGAAAGGGAGATGGCAGCAGTGGGCCGACGACCACATACAGTCACAGAAGCTCAATCCCTTCAGTGACGAATTTGACTACGACCTGGCCATGTCCACTCGGCTACACAAGGGAGATGAGGGCTATGGCCGTCCCAAGGAGGGAAGCAAGACAGCCGAAAGGGCCAAGCGGGCCGAGGAACACATCTACAGGGAAATCATGGAGTTGTGCTTTGTCATTCGCACAATGGCTCGCCACAGACGAGATGGCAAGATCCAGGTTACTTTTGGAGAACTCTTTGATAGATATGTTCGGATTTCAGATAAAGTAGTGGGCATCCTCATGCGTGCCAGGAAACATGGACTGGTGCACTTTGAAGGAGAGATGCTCTGGCAAGGCAAAGATGACCATGTTGTGATTACTCTTCTTGAGTAA